The Horticoccus luteus DNA window ACCGAGCGCATTTTCTTCATTCTAGCCATACTTACCCCAATCCCCGGGGCGGAGGGTCGAGGTTCTGACTCAGAGTGAGCCAGTTATCTCCTCAACGGATTAATGTCGTGAGTCCGAAGTAGCAACACGTCAAACGATTATAACGGAATACTTATCGACGGGTTATTATCCATTTCGGCCGACGCATACCCATGCTTAAAAATGGGTTCACTTTCGAACGCCAGAACGCGTCGGCGGTATGTTTTGAACGACGCCCCCACCTCCGCGGTCTCTACAAGCCCTACCCAAGGGCTTCGAAGGGCTTCAAAGCACGTCGGATCACTCGGGAGCACGTGGGAGCGCGTGAGAGAAATCGGGCAGACCAGGCAAGGGGATAGCTAGGGCTTGGCAAGGGCATGGGTAGGGCTTGGTAAGGGCTCGACAAGTAAACGACCGATGTTAACGGTGCGGCCGCATCTGTCAGATGGCCGTCTGAGGGGTGTCCGGAGCTTTCTTTCTTGAGGAGGTTTCGGTTTGCGATGGTCGCGGCGGGTGCCCTCGGGTGCCCGCCGCGCTTCGTTTCCGCCCCTGGCGTCCGATCTTCGCCACAGAACGCACCGGGATTTCAAGCCGAGTCCCCCGCCGATTCTTCAACCACGAATAAACACGAACGGACACGAATCCGAGCCAGCGTTAGGCTGACCGACTCCACCGGATTTCATTCGTGTCTATTCGTGTCCATTCGTGGTTAAACTAAAACTACTTCCGAGAAGGTAACGGAGGTCACGAAAAAGCAGGCCACATCGGGTATCTGTGAGCATCTGTGGTTAAAAAATGCCTTTCTACCCTCTCCACAGAGTCCACGGAGGCGCGATCCGAGTTCACAGAGCAACTGCCGATTCTTCAACCACGAATAAACACGAAGGGACACGAATCCGAGCCACATTAGGCTGACCGACTCCACCGGATTTCATTCGTGTCTATTCGTGTCCATTCGTGGTTAAACTAAAACCGCTTCACAGAAGGTAACGAAGTCCACGAAGAAGCAGGCCACATCGGGTATCTGTGAGCATCTGTGTCCATCTGTGGTTAAAAAAATGCCTTTCTACCGCCACCACAGAGTCCACGGAGATCCAATCCGAGTTCACGGAGAGTCCGAGTCTGGCTCTCCCCGTTTGGTTACGATCAACGATTAACGCTCATCGAATACCGGCGTCCCGCACTTTCGTGTCTATTCGTGTACATTCGTGGTTAAAACCTTCCGACTATCTGTGGTAAACCCCGTCGCATCACTCGCGCCAAGCACCGTCGCGAAGGACAGTCGCTCAGTTGAAAAGTGCGACGAGCGCTGCGAGGTGCGCATCGTCGTGCTCTATTTCCACGCCATGCTCCCAAGCGCAGGCCGCAATCAATACGTCCGCCCCGGGCACCGTGAGTCCGCTCGCCCGGGCCCGCCGCGCCAGTTCGCGCGAGCGACTCCACACGGCGTCCGTCGTCGCCAAAAGGGTAATATCGGCCTCCAAGGCCTCCATTTGCTTGCGCTCCGCCGCCCCGCGCAGCCCGTTCCATAGCTCCAACCGCACGAAATCGCACCACCCGGCTTCCCCCGTTTGCATGAGGGCCTGTACACGGACCCGCACCGCGACATCTCCATCCCGGCGCAGAGCGTCAATCCAACTGGACGTGTCGATGAGCTTCAAGGCTCAGTCGGTCTCCCGCATCCGGTTCAGGTCGTTGCGTGTCAACATATCCTGGAACGTGCCCATCCGGGCCGCGAGGCGGGTCAAACGTTGCCGCCGGTTGAAATCCGCGACCGCCAGGCTCACTGCCTCCGTCTTGGTTTTCGCGCCAGTGTGACGAATCGCTTCCGCCAGCTCATCCTCGGGAAGGTCAATGGTCGTCTTCATGCTTCTAAAATGACCCCAATTCGGCATCCGAATCAAGGGTCTTTCGCTGCAATCCTCGATCATCCCCCCAGGCGTAGCTGGGCGGTTAAGAGTCCAGTTCATCCACTCTTCGCCCAGAGTCCACGGAGGCAAACTCCGATCTGGTCCTACCGCCAATTCTTCAACCACGAATAAACACGAACGGACACGAATCCGAGCCAGAGAACAAATCACGTTCACGGGATTTCATTCGTGTGTATTCGTGTCCATTCGTGTCCATTCGTGGTTGAACTAAAACCGCTTTACAGAAGGTAAAGAAGCCCGCGCTCACGTGCGTTCGGCTCACGAATAACGAGTAACGAACACCGATACACGCGTCTGCCAATCCGTGTTCATCTGTGGCCATCTGTGGTTAAAAAATGCCTTTTCAACCGTCGCACAGAACCCACGGACGACCAATCCGAGTTCACGGACTGAGTCTCGATTCTCGCTCCGCTCGTTTGGTTACATTCAACGATTAACGCTCATCGAATACCGGCGTCCCGCACATTCGTGTATATTCGTGTCCATTCGCGGTTAAATAGGTATTTTACAGAAGGTAACGGAGGTCACGAAGAAGCGCCGACAGTGGTGCTTGGCTGTTCCCTAGCCGTCTTATCTGTGTAAATCTGTGTCCATCTGTGGTTAAAAAACGCCCTCCCTTCCACCCATGGGCGTCGATTAGCTGCGCGCCTTCAACCCATCGTCCGCGTCGCTTCGACCGGGGCCGCGATCCCGCTGCTCATCGCGCGCTCCTGTTCCACGCGCAGCCGCGCGGCGTTGCGATGTGCGTCAAAGTTTTCCTCCACCCATTTTCTGCCCCCCGCGCGCAGGCGCTCGCACAACACATCATCCGTGGCGATCCGCCGTAGCGCGGCCACCCATGCCGACGGCTGCTCCACGTCGGCGATCAACCCCGTCACTTCATCCGTGACCGCCTCACGGGTCCCCGCGACCGGCGAACTCACCACCACCACGCCGATCGACATCGCCTCCGGAATCACGTTGGGCAACCCGTCGCGGTCGCCACTCGGGGCGATCACGCCCGTGTGCAACAACGCATCGGCCCACGAGAGCTGATCCCACACCTCGTGGTGCGGCAAATGGCCGGTGAACGTCACCTGCGCGCCGATGCCGAGTTCACCCGCCGCCCGGTCGAGGGACGCCCGCAACGGCCCTTCTCCCACGATGCGCGCCTCAAATTCAATCCCCGCAGCGCGCAAGGCCGCGTAAACCCGCAACTGGTGTTCCAAGCCCTTTTTCTCCACCAGCCGCGCGACGCATACCAAGTGCAGACGCCGCCGCGTGGCCCGCAAACGTTTGAATTTCGGCAACACGTCGAGTCCGCGCCGGATGCACACGATGCGCTCCGCCGGCCCGCCGCGCGCCACGAGCGCCGCCCGCGCCATCTCCGTCGAGGTATGCACAAACGCCGCGCCCTGCAGCTTCTCCCGCAGCCACCAGTCGCCGCCATGCTCAAACAAATCGTAGGCATGCGCCGCGGCGCTGTAGCGATGCCCATCGATGCGCCACAAAATCCACGCCGCCGTCGCGGGCGCGCCGCCCCACGCCGCATGCACGAGGGC harbors:
- a CDS encoding PIN domain-containing protein, translated to MKLIDTSSWIDALRRDGDVAVRVRVQALMQTGEAGWCDFVRLELWNGLRGAAERKQMEALEADITLLATTDAVWSRSRELARRARASGLTVPGADVLIAACAWEHGVEIEHDDAHLAALVALFN
- a CDS encoding type II toxin-antitoxin system VapB family antitoxin; the protein is MKTTIDLPEDELAEAIRHTGAKTKTEAVSLAVADFNRRQRLTRLAARMGTFQDMLTRNDLNRMRETD
- a CDS encoding glycosyltransferase family 4 protein, encoding MSSRNRTVAYLFTTFPKSTETFLQREIVAMRAQGADLRLYSMWGGQTSFRGLPVTRFNKWRLCTLVWLIPYESWRRPEVLRELLRGLCTRRAPSWLNFWENMLGAGFACVFARHFRRLQPALVHAAWGGAPATAAWILWRIDGHRYSAAAHAYDLFEHGGDWWLREKLQGAAFVHTSTEMARAALVARGGPAERIVCIRRGLDVLPKFKRLRATRRRLHLVCVARLVEKKGLEHQLRVYAALRAAGIEFEARIVGEGPLRASLDRAAGELGIGAQVTFTGHLPHHEVWDQLSWADALLHTGVIAPSGDRDGLPNVIPEAMSIGVVVVSSPVAGTREAVTDEVTGLIADVEQPSAWVAALRRIATDDVLCERLRAGGRKWVEENFDAHRNAARLRVEQERAMSSGIAAPVEATRTMG